A window of the Hypomesus transpacificus isolate Combined female chromosome 10, fHypTra1, whole genome shotgun sequence genome harbors these coding sequences:
- the LOC124473027 gene encoding uncharacterized protein LOC124473027, translated as MSYDIRFSLCLRECRLRRRWLFVDNVKLNQYFCLQTTIPVVFAVNHHTVWLTFGQSIRLTVNPNHKTPILPSLSILTPLSGNAEEVCLATGFFPKDGIMQLTLQDNTNVSLNTEKAVMSFSAKSYYFAGFSNKRIQSCSMNGIPGITVGKTHVEPAVETLASICTVETIADEIEYADFITKINFSSMLVNGLRVVFAKAVAFNVLLTVKVLVF; from the exons ATGTCATATGACATCAGATTTTCACTGTGTCTGAGAGAATGTAGACTAAGGAGAAGATGGCTGTTTGTTGATAATGTCAAATTGAACCAATATTTTTGTCTCCAAACAACCATCCCAGTG GTTTTTGCAGTGAACCATCACACAGTGTGGCTTACATTTGGACAAAGCATTCGTCTTACCGTTAACCCCAATC ATAAAACTCCTATTCTACCATCCCTGTCCATCCTTACTCCTCTGAGTGGTAATGCTGAAGAGGTATGCCTCGCCACTGGCTTCTTCCCCAAGGATGGAATAATGCAGTTAACCCTGCAGGATAACACAAACGTCTCATTAAATACGGAAAAGGCTGTCATGTCTTTCTCCGCCAAATCTTACTACTTTGCCGGATTTTCCAACAAAAGAATACAGTCGTGTAGCATGAATGGCATCCCTGGCATCACTGTTGGAAAAACGCATGTTGAACCAG CAGTTGAAACTCTTGCATCTATCTGTACTGTTGAAACAATTGCTGATGAAATTGAATACGCAG ATTTTATAACGAAGATCAACTTCTCCTCTATGCTTGTTAATGGATTAAGAGTGGTGTTTGCCAAAGCGGTCGCATTCAATGTGTTACTAACTGTCAAGGTTCTAGTTTTCTAG